The proteins below come from a single Benincasa hispida cultivar B227 chromosome 4, ASM972705v1, whole genome shotgun sequence genomic window:
- the LOC120076247 gene encoding uncharacterized protein LOC120076247 yields MSSLVQLLASDNLIGDNYATWKSNLSIILVIDDPRYVLTEKCPPVPSSNANKNVRDAYDRWIKTNEKAHTYILANISNVLAKKHESMSTTKEIMESLHGMFGQPFFSLRRDAIKYVYNCCMKAVVFVREYVLDMMVHFNVAEVYGVVVDEKSQLGISEARPTIVTLQLSEKSIRYPEGKIEDILVQVETFINSVNFIILEANTDIPIILGRPFLSTGRALIDLQKSELTIRVDDQQVKIDVFNALNFLDELETCQRIDDLEASCWKMFDEELREE; encoded by the exons ATGAGTTCTTTAGTACAATTACTGGCTTCTGATAACCTTATCGGGGATAACTATGCTACATGGAAATCAAACTTAAGTATAATACTGGTGATAGATGACCCAAGGTACGTTTTAACAGAGAAATGTCCTCCCGTTCCTAGCTCAAATGCAAACAAaaatgttcgggatgcataCGACAGATGGATCAAGACTAACGAGAAAGCCCATACCTATATTCTTGCCAACATATCTAATGTattggccaagaaacacgagAGCATGAGTACTACCAaggagattatggaatctctacatgggatgtttggacaaccgttctTCTCCCTGAGGCGTGATGcaattaaatatgtttacaattgTTGTATGAAAGCAGTGGTCTTTGTTAGAGAatatgtcctggacatgatggtccatttcaacgtgGCAGAAGTATACGGTGTTGTGGTTGATGAAAAGAGTCAA CTAGGAATTAGTGAGGCTAGGCCCACCATCGTGACCCTACAACTATCTGAAAAATCCATAAGATATCCTGAAGGGAAGATAGAAGATATACTTGTTCAAGttgaaacattcatcaactcagtcaacttcatcattctagaggCTAATACTGACATCCCTATCATCCTTGGTCGCCCATTTCTATCAACTGGGCGTGCGTTGATCGACTTACAGAAAAGTGAGCTGACTATTCGAGTTGATGATCAACAGGTTAAAAttgatgtgttcaatgcattgaaCTTCCTGGATGAACTGGAAACATGTCAGCGCATTGATGATCTTGAAGCAAGTTGTTGGAAAATGTTTGACGAGGAATTGAGAGAAGAATAA